The Polynucleobacter sp. JS-JIR-5-A7 region CTCTTGGAGTTCTAAACGCTCTTTACGGCGTTGAGATTCAATAGCTCTTAGGATTTGCCGACGATCACCTTCGCAGAGTCGGGCGATGTCTTGTAGGCGTAAAGGGACTGACGAGGTTTTGATTAGCTCTATTGGGTCTTTAGACCACGAGATGGGCTTCTTGTTTGCCACAATGAATTACGAAATCAGATTAACTGGCTTACTCGATAACTTATTGGTAACGGCACTGGCATTGCCGATAAGAGCGGGATCACTACGCATATCGTTCAACCCATAAGCCGATATCAATGTAACTGGCACGTGTTTATCGTTGTATATGTCTTGCGCCCTAGTCGTTGCACCGGAGCCAATTAAGTGAGAGATATAGGCAACAAACTTGAGTTCAAGATTGCGTGAGCCATATAGCTCATAGGCATGCTTAACGTAATTGTCCTTAGCCTTTGATACGTCTTGGGATGGCAAATCATAAACATCCATAGATTTAGTATCGATAATTCCACACAGATTTCTACCAAGCTCTACAACAAACACATCCATGTAGCCGCCTGTTCCGGCTCTTTGCTTTCGACCAATCCAAGTAGACTCATATCCGAAATCAACTTCAAATATCTTGGTTACATTCTTTTCGAAGGCTTCGGCGGTAGTTGTGCCGCCTTTAGATAACTCAACTAGACGATTATTCACATAAGTATCGGAGCTATTGATGATCGGCTGTAAAGCATTAATCACGGCATCATAGCTAATACCCAATTCAACGGTCATCTTCCTTGCAAACTCAGTGATATCTCTTTGTGTTGCTGGTAATTCAACATCCTTGAGAAATCTTTCGTAAATAACACCGCTTGCCGTATCTAGCTTTGGCAGTTTGAATGGCATTAAAGAGCGTCTTGTGTCTTTTGAAGAATCTTTTCTGAGGCCATATTGCAGTTGGGCTTGTAATGGCTCTAGCTTATCGAAATCAACGAATGGAACTTGCTTTACTTCATTGAGAACTGGAATGATATTGCGACCAATGAACCATCTTGTCTTATCTTCCTCAACAACGCGCTCTTCAATCATGCCGGCGCCTTGCAAAACATTCTTAAACGTATTGGCAATATCTTTAATATCGGCCAAACGCATATCGTATGGTGTATCAATTGTTTTGGTGGTGCGTAGATATTCACCATCGGGTAATACAGAAGCAATCCCATTCTTTCTTGCTAAGAGGATCTTTGCTTTGCACTCATCATACGTAGCGTGATTATGGCCAAATACAACAGGCACTTCCATATCAACATCGGTTAAGCCATTGAGTTCCGGATCTTGCATCAAATCAAGTAATAAAACGAATGGCCTTACTTTGATAGATGGATCGATGTTTACATTGCGGCCAACTGAATATTGGCATGGGTATTGAACTTTAAGGATTTGCCAAATAAAAGTATTAGCAAGATCTTCTAGTTCAACCGCGGCTAAGCCGGATTGAGTAAGAGATAGATTGCCTTCTTTATCCTTGTATAGCAATCCCAATAAACGTAACTGCGCTTCATACGTTCTAGCGCCACCGCTATTCTTATCGCGTTGATTGCCGCCACCTTTAAGGCCATAGTCTTCTAATAACTTAGCAAAGTGATTTTGTTGTTTTTGATCGCCCGTCCAGTTGGATCCTAGTTCGGATGCCACAACCATTGCCTTCAAGAATAAGGCCGTCTCTAATGGAAGAATACGGCGCTTATTGCGTGGAAACATCCATATTTGGCGATACATAGTTACTCGATATTTGCCGGCACTGATTTGTAATCAATACCTTCTAAAGTTTTGATAATCGCTTCAAAGATAACCTTTGCACCTTCGGGCGGAACAGCCATACCGATTTGTCTTCTGATAGCTTCTTTATTACCTTCAAATACAAAGTTATCTGGAAAGGTTTGTAAGCGAGCGCGCTCTCTATTCGTCAATGCTCTATCTTCTGACCAGTGATAAACGTGAGTGCCACCACCGCCGGAACCGGTAATTGTGTAAGCCGGCTTGGTTGGATCTAATCTCTTATAGATTTGGCTAATTTGCGCGCCAGTTACATTTAATTTCAAATGAGGCGGCAAGTTTGCAGTCCAAGCATTCTCGCCGGGCTTGATGTGTTGCAAGCGCTCAACGACTCTTGGATGTTGCTTTGTAAGGTCGTGGTTATCGGCACCCTTCTTAATCGGCGGCTTCTCAATAGCCTCTTTACACGTCTTTTGCTTCTTGATGTGCGTTGGTGCCGGTGGTTGGAATGTTTTCTTTAAATCTTTACGAATACCAACCATGATTACACGGTGTCGTGCTTGCGGAACTCCATACTCTTCAAACTTATAAAGATGTGGAGTGATTGTGTAACCTTTACCGGCATTGGAAAGGTCGTCAAGAATCTTGATTAAGGTTTTACCTTCATTGGCACTACGAATACCACCGACGTTCTCAGCAATAAAAAACAGTGGGTTGAATTCATTAAGGATTGGTAAGCCGTATGTGTATAAAGGGCCGAAATGCCCATCAATACCTTTATGCTCGCCAACCAATGAGAAGTCGTTGCATGGAAAGCCATAAGCAAAGCCATCAATCTTCTTTGATATCTTGGCTAAATCTTTAGCGGTTATCTCTCTTACATCCGAAACTATCGCGGTCTTTTCATCCGCGCCTTTAACGTTGCGTCGATATGTAGCTACAGTTTCATCGTGATAATCAACAGCCCAACCGTGGACAAGTTCTACATCACTGAAATCCTTGATTGTGTCATTGGCCATTTCTGCGCCAATTGCAATACCGCCGGGTCCTGAGAACAACTCACCTAATATTAATTTTTTCTTAGCCATCTTTTGAGTATATTTTGTTTGCTTTTAAAAAGCAGCAACTATTTACTATCTTCTGTATTCTTTTTGTTTGCACTGAGGGTTGACCAAATGCCAGTCAATATTTGCAAGCCTTGATCCAATGAGTTGGTTAAAAGTGCTTGCATTGGGTTTCCATAAAACCTAATAATCATCTTCATTAAATCTTCACTGAAAAGAGGTTCTCCAACAAACGACTCTTCCATAATGATGCTAACCAATACCTCGCGTGTAACGTCCTCTTTGGTTTTGTTATCGAGAACAACGATGTCGCGCCCTTCCATAATCTTTAAACGAAGATTGGGAAAGGTTACGTAGCAACTGTTTTCAGTATCGTAGAGCCTTCTATTTGGGTATTTGACGTAGGTGATCGGTTTCATAGCTAAAGTCCAGTTTCATCAGTGTAACAAGCCATAAAAGGCTTAATATAGACCTATTAAATAAGAGGGCTAGATGATGAAATTCCTTACTTTTGGTGTCTTTTTGGGCCTATTTACCCAACTTTGTGGCGCTCAAGCGATCTATGACGCTAATGGCCAATACAAAGGATATTCACAGACAAGCCCAAGCGGTGTGACTACGACTTACACGCCATCCGGTCAAAGTGTGGGGTCATCACAGGTGGATAACGGGCAAACGAGCTACTACTCACCCAATGGCGCATACCAAGGAACGAATACGGCTACTCCGGCTCCGATGCAACCCAATACAACCATCAATACACCACGCCAAGCGCCTCAAGCGCCAGTGATGAAGGGTTGGTAATTAATCCTCGAAGCGCTCTCTAGTCTCTTCGGGCTTAGGTTCATTCAATAAGCCTAAACGTTTTAATCTACGGCGCTCTTCATCGGCACGAAACTGCGCTCTTTCTTCGGCGAGTTCTTGCTCCCAACCCTTAATCGGCTTAGGATTCATTCTCCCAACGAATTCAACGGTCATTTTGTATTGTTAGCCTTATAGCGGCGCTCACGGATCTCAAACTCGATAGCCTCATCCATAACCTTCTTGCGCTCAACAATTACTTTACCGGTAACTACTTGATTAGATTTCAGTAAATCTTCCAATGTTTGCTTTGGTGGTCTAGGTTTTTTTGGCTCAATCATTTTGCTTCCAACCACTCAATCGCTTTACTCATAGCTATAGTTTTATTCTCAATGTTATAGCCCAAACCGTAGTATTGAGTCATAGATTTTTGAGAAGATGACCAACCAAGAATAGATTCGGCAAGCTCTTTTTGCACCATAGCATTTGACATAGCGGTGTTGAGCAAGTGGCGCACTGAGTGAACCATGATCTTAGCGGTATCACCCTCTTTAGCAAACTTAGTTTTTAACCAACGGTTGTAATACACGCTAGCGGTGTTTGATGTTTCAGCGTAACTTGGGAATAAATATGCATTCTTCGCTTTGCCATTACTTGCGGCAAGCAAGCCCTCGCTAACGCTATCAACACAGATCGGTGTTTCTCGGACAGAGTTTGAATTTTTTAATCTTCTACCGTCATGGACCACAATTGCGATAGAAGTTACCTTCTCGTCTTTGATAACTAGATCGCTTACCCGCAAAGCGCATATCTCGGCAAGACGCGCACCAGTGGCAAAGATGGTTTGAAGGAGTAGTTGGCGCTCGGGCGTCATATCAGTGCCACTCATTACCTCTTGCCACATTTCCTTGGTTAAACCGTTTCTATCATCTTTATCGTCAATCGTTACTTTGAATGAAGCGAATGGATTTGTAATACCAGTCATATCGCCTTCGATGATGGCGGTCTTAATTACCTTTGCGATCGATGAGATATACGTCGACACGGTAGTTTTCTTGTAATCTTGCGAAATCAACCAGTCATAGAATTGATTGGCGTTTTGACGGCGTAATTGAGATAGCTCCATATCGCCAATAAGAGCGATTAGCGCCTTCATAGATTTCTCAGCGTCATAAGAAGAGCGACCACGCTTACGAGTTGCGGTCATATATAAATCTAAGGCAATTGATAAGGTGTGGGTATTCCTACCAGTAACGATTCCAACAGCTTGTTTATAGGCTTGTGGGAATTGGTCGTATTCAAGCCCATCACCCTTGGCAATAAAGGCTTGATTGAATGGCTCACCAAACTCGTCTAACTCTGTGGCTTGGAGTTTCCGGACGGGCAACTCATAAGCCTTTAAAACATCTATAGCGGTCATATTGGGCGCGCTACGTGATCGGAGGAGTTGGACCCTTTGCTCATAGTAATGCTCCAACTGAGCGTGTTTTATGAGCGCCTCTTTCTTGTTATTTCCAAGCCGTGTTTTGATAATCGTTTTATTATTGAACTCATTCTTTAAATCATCCGGGACATTCCATCGATGGGTATACGTTTCACCATGAAAGACGCTTTGGCGGATGAATAGATTCTTTAGCTTCATTTGGAGATTATAAACAATCTCATGACAAAATACCAAAAAGATACCAAATTAATACTTAAAGCCTATACAGGGTATGACTCAGGTGTCCAAAATGACACTTTTACAAATATAATCAAAATATAATGATCTCATGACATTCACAATTATTTTCCTAATCGCTTTTATTGCCAGTTTTGGCCTGCGCCACTGGCTCTCCCAACGTCAAATTCGCTATGTTGCCCAGCATCGAGATGCGGTCCCGACAGAGTTTGCTGAAAAAGTCACTCTAGCCGAACACCAAAAAGCTGCTGACTACACGATCGCAAAATTGCGCTTAGCGATTTTAGAAAACGGGGTGAGCGCCGTCATTTTAATTGCCTTCACATTGTTGGGCGGATTAGAAATCCTCAATCTTGTTCTTCTACAATTACTTGGTGAAGGTATTGCACAACAAATTGCACTGCTAGTATCGATTGTCATCATCTCCGGAATACTGGATCTACCTTTCTCTTGGTACAAACAGTTTTATCTTGAAGAGCGCTTTGGCTTTAATCGCATGAATAAAAAATTGTTCTTTAGCGACATGGTGAAAGGTTTGTCGGTAGGTGGCGCCATTGGCATTCCCTTGCTATGGGTCATCCTCACACTCATGCTCAAGGCTGGCGATCTTTGGTGGCTCTGGGCGTGGGCTGTACTTTCGATATTTAGTCTGTTGATGCAGTGGATCTTCCCAACCTTCATTGCACCCTTATTTAATAAGTTTCAAGCATTAGAAGAAGGTCCACTCAAAACCCAAATTGAGGCCTTACTAAGCCGTTGCGATTTTGCTAGTCAAGGCTTGTTTGTTATGGATGGTAGTAAGCGTAGCGCCCATGGCAATGCATTCTTTGCTGGCATGGGTAAAGCCAAGCGCATTGTGTTCTTTGACACCCTCATTGAAAAACTCAATCCTGGTGAAGTAGAAGCAGTGCTCGCGCATGAGTTGGGTCACTTTAAGTGCAAACATATTCGTAAGCGTCTCATCGTTTCCTTTGCCTTAAGCTTTGCTATGTTTGCATTACTCGGCTGGATCAGCACGCAGGTTTGGTTCTATACCGACCTGGGTGTAATGCCTAATCTGAATGGCTATAATGGCGGTCTGGCTTTAGCACTATTTATGTTGGTCTCGCCCGTATTTAGCTTCTTCTTCACGCCACTAGGAAGTCTTGCTTCGCGTAAACATGAATATGAGGCCGATGGCTTTGCCGCAGAAAAATCATCAGCAAAAGATTTAATTTCTGCCCTAGTAAAGTTATATCAAGATAACGCTGCAACACTGACGCCAGATCCAATCTATACCGCCTTTTATAGCTCGCATCCACCTGCGCCACTGCGTATCGCAAACCTACAGCGCCTTAGCTGATTGCAATTATCGGCATGGAACAATTTCGCGCGCTACTGACTGCTTCCTACGGAAGACATTATTTAGCGCAGCGCCTAGTAGCAGATACCGTAGGGAAAGAATCCCCAAGCGGTCCTTTAATTCAAGTGAGCACTCCCGCTAAGCAGCATATTGGTGCTGTGGGTGATCGTATGTTGCTGGAGATGACATCTGCAGATCAAGCGCGCATTATTGAAATTGAGCCTCGTGAAAATATTCTCTACCGCTCTGACGCTTTTAAAAGCAAAATCATTGCTTCTAACGTCGATCAAATTCTGGTGGTACTAGCAACCCAACCCGCCTTCTCTCCCGACCTCCTGGGCAGAGCGGTCGTGGCGGCTGAGGCCAATCAAATTGGCTTGCATATCCTACTCAATAAATGTGATCTCCAAGATAACTTAGTGCAAGCGCGCAAAATCATTGAACCCTATGCGCGCATGGGCTATCCCGTCAGCGAGGTCTCCGCTAAATTTGACCCCGCTTCGATTGATACACTTCGTCCTGCCTTAGCCGGTAAGGTATCCGTCTTTGTTGGTCAATCCGGCATGGGTAAATCTAGCCTGCTCAATGCTTGGGTACCCAATGCTGCTGCACTCACCCAGGAATACTCCGTGCGCTTAGATACCGGTAAACACACTACTACCGCCTGTCGTTATTTTGAATTACCGGAATCTTGGGGGCGAGATGCAGCCGGCAAATTGGGTGCATTAATTGATTCACCAGGTTTTCAGGAGTTTGGTTTAGCACATATGTCTGTGAGCGAGTTACAGCATGCCTTTAGGGAATTTAAAGACTTGCACGGTAAATGTCGCTTTCATAACTGTGCTCATCAATCTGAACCTGATTGCGCGGTACGTGATGCGGTAGACAGAAATGAAATAGCGCCAGAAAGATTGGCGCTATTTAGACAGCTGCGTTCAGATTCGAAAACAGCAGATACGCAAATTCAGGGAATTAGCCAAGCCAAAGAGCGATGGTCAGCATTAGCAACAAAGCCATCCAAGCGATAACCAAGCGCCATACCAAGCCAACCGCGGAACGCATCGTGCGCTCAGTAGGCTCAAGACCCACTTCATAGATTAAAGGTTCACCGGCCTCAGCCATACGCAGTGCCTCATCACTTTCAGGCTCGCTCAAGGGCTCACCGAGTCGCACGCCTAAGGCACCACTACCTGCAGCCAAGATCACAGCCGATAATGAATCAGACCATTTTTGGGTGAGATAGCGCCAACCATATACTGCACCCTCAAAGTTTCCAACAATCGCAAAGCCCATTGCCGTGATACGCGCGGGAACCCAATCCAATACATAAAAGAAATGACGCGCTGCTTCACTTAAGTTGAAGTCACGCTCAGACCAACGCTGAGCAGCAATATCAGCCAAACGATACAGCACCACACCTGCGGGACCCATTGGCATCATGAACCAAAACAGCACGCCAAACACATGGTGGTGTGAACCAATAATAGCTCGCTCTAACGCTAATGAAATCACTTCTGTCTCAGAAAGATTGGCAGTATCTAACTCTGGGCCATACCATTCACCCAGTGCTGCCCGCGCAGCTGGTAGATCATGCGCTTCAATTGCTTCATGCACCAAAGTAAATGAGTGACTGAATTGACGGAAGCCGAAAAATAAATACGCAATGACGACGTTCCATAAGAAACCAAGAATGGGATAAGTCAACATGCAGGTGACATACACCATAAATACCAAAAAGGTAGGTAGCACAAAAGCAACCAAGCAAGCCATGCGTGCGCCAATTGGACTTGCACCTTCTTCAGACTTGCCACCGAATTCACCAGCGACCCAATCTAACCAACGAGCGCTCATACGCGCAATCCAATGGCTAGAGGTTACTGGGCGATATTGCTCAGCAATGAGGGCGAAGAGAATAGAAAAGAAAGTCATACTTTTAATAAATGATATAGGTTCCGCAACATTCCCGCAGTAGCGCCCCAAATAAAGCGGTTCTCATAAGGAATCGAATAAAAACGACGACCACCCTGCTCGCTTTGCCACAGCCTGATCTGATGGTTGGCTGGATCTAGTAAAAAATGTAGCGGCACTTCAAAAACATCCGCCACCTCAAACTCATCTAAAACATATTCTTCCTGAGCTTGCACCAACCCCACTACTGGTGTGACGCTGTAACCAGAAACAGTCAAATACTGCGGAAGATAGCCAATAATTTCCACCCGTTTAGGATCAAGGCCAATCTCTTCCTGACTCTCCCTCAATGCAGTGTCATCGGGACTAAGATCTTCTGGATCCATCCGTCCACCCGGAAAGCTAATCTGCCCTGCATGATCACGCAAATGATTCGTTCTTTGCGTCAGCAATACTGAGAGGCCATTCTCTTTTAACAACAAAGGGATCAATACCGCTGCTCGCGTTATCTTGCCAGCAGCTTGGCGCTTAGAGATGATATCGGTAGCAATCACATGACGATTCTCATCGGTAATCTCTGGTTGCCACTCCGGTGGATATTGAAGACGGGTCTTTAAGCCCTCTGGCTCGAGAAATTCAGGCGCTACTTTTTTGTCATTGACGCAAACCTCATGAATCGGAATGGCTTCCGCATTAAAGCCTGGAGGCGCAGCGACATTGATTACGTCTTCTTCAGGCTGAGAGGTCTTGGGCATAGTCATATTCTAAGGCAACAAAAAAGGCGACCTAGGCCGCCTTTTTTGTTTGCATCAAAGCAGCAATTATTCAGCAGCTGGAGCAGCCACTGTCTTGGTGCGAGCCTGAAGCTTTTCTTTAATACGTGCAGACTTACCAGAACGATCACGCAAGTAGTACAACTTTGCACGACGGACATCACCACGACGCTTTACTTCAACGCTAGCGATCAAAGGTGAGTATGTTTGGAAAGTACGCTCAACGCCTTCACCAGAAGAAATCTTGCGCACGATAAAGCTAGAATTTAGTCCGCGATTACGTTTAGCAATCACAACGCCTTCAAAGGCCTGGGTACGCTTACGTGTACCTTCAACCACGTTTACGCTAACAACCACTGTATCGCCAGGCGCAAAGCTTGGCAAAGTTTTGTTAGCACTTAAGCGAGCAATTTCTTCTTGCTCAATTTTTTCAATTAAATTCATTTTTAATCCTTAAACATCGTATTAGCGTTTAATCCCGAGACCTAAATCAACGGACCTAATAGAGGATGTAGTTAAAACAATTTCACTAAACCAAAAACCAAACCACTCATTCACAACTGCGCACCATTAAAAGTATTCACAGCGAGCGAAGAAATTGTTCATCTTCTCGGGTTAGCAACCCATTGGCTCTAGCCGATTCAATTAAATCCGGCCTTAACCTGAACGTCAGCTCTAAAGACTTCTGCCGGCGCCAATCCGCTATTTTAGCGTGATGTCCGCCTAAAAGCACGTCCGGCACCGATAAATTTTCATAAATCTCAGGCCTGGTGTAGTGCGGATAGTCCAAAAGACCATTCATAAAGCTATCCTGGGTGGCAGATTCGCCATCTCCGAGAGCCCCAGGAATAAGCCTAATAACCGCATCCATGATGGCCATAGCAGGGATTTCGCCCCCAGACAGCACAAAATCGCCTATGGATATCTGTAAATCGACATTGCGATCCACAAAACGTTGGTCTATAGCCTCATATCGACCACAAACTAAGCTCAGATTGCCGTCATTTAAGATATCTGAGGCCATTTTTTGGGAGAAGCGCTCTCCTTGGGGCGCCAACAAGCAAATGGGGCCCGATTGAGTTCCAGCAGCCTGATGAGCCGCCTTAATCCCTGCAATAGTGTCTTCGAGGGGCTTGGCCATCATGACCATGCCTGGACCGCCCCCATAGGCACGATCATCCACCGTCTTACGCGCATCCAAACAAAAGTCTCGTGGATTCCACAAATGAACACTCGCTAATGATTGCTCACAGGCACGACCAGTGACACCCCACTGCGTGAGTGCAGTAAACATCTCGGGAAATAAGGTCACGACATCAAAGCGCATGGGTTGTTTCTTGAATATGGTTTAGTTTTATTGCCAGTCTAATTGCCAATCAAGCGTAATCACTTGATTTGGCAAGTCGACGTTTTGCACCACTTCTTTGACAAAGGGCACAAGATATTTGATTTCTTTAGAAACAGGATCACCAATAGCAATCACACCATGAGCACCATTTTCAGTGACATCGAGCACTTCACCTAGCGCCTCATGTTGCAAATTGATTGCCTGGCAACCAATCAGATCGACCCAGTAATAAGAATCACTATCCGCTTTTGGAAATGCATCACGGGCAACTAATATGCGCGCACCTTTTAATGCCAAGGCCTGATCACGATCAGTAACACCATCTAATGCAAGCACGACATTACCGCTATGCATCTTGGCGCTCTTCACTTTATATTGCGTCAACGAGGCTTGTTCTACAGATACAGAAACGCCAGCATCCCGACGTGGGATCAAGGACAACCAAACTGTCTTAGAAGAGAGAAGCGCCACAGGGTCTGCTGAGTGAGGTCTAACCTTCACTTGCCCCTGCAAACCTTGCGCCTCAGAAATGGCGCCAAGTTCAATCAAATCATTTAGGGAAGGTGTGCTCATTTGCAAGTCACCTTATTTTCCCAAAATAAACCACCAACAATTTCGCCACTAAATGCATCATCTCAAAGATGAAGCATTTAGCAACAGAATATTAAGCAGCAGGATTGTTCTTAATTAAACGAACAACCGTTGGAGATACTTGCGCACCAACGCCAGTCCAATAAGTCAAACGATCTTGAGCAATGCGCATGGCTTGCTCAGATTCAGCTGCTTGTGGATTGAAGTAACCAATGCGCTCGATAAAGTTCGAGTCGCGACGGTTGCGCTTATCAGTAGCAACAATGCTGTAAAAAGGGCGCTTCTTAGAGCCGCCGCGTGCCAGTCGAATGACGACCATACTTATTCCTTAAA contains the following coding sequences:
- a CDS encoding M48 family metallopeptidase encodes the protein MTFTIIFLIAFIASFGLRHWLSQRQIRYVAQHRDAVPTEFAEKVTLAEHQKAADYTIAKLRLAILENGVSAVILIAFTLLGGLEILNLVLLQLLGEGIAQQIALLVSIVIISGILDLPFSWYKQFYLEERFGFNRMNKKLFFSDMVKGLSVGGAIGIPLLWVILTLMLKAGDLWWLWAWAVLSIFSLLMQWIFPTFIAPLFNKFQALEEGPLKTQIEALLSRCDFASQGLFVMDGSKRSAHGNAFFAGMGKAKRIVFFDTLIEKLNPGEVEAVLAHELGHFKCKHIRKRLIVSFALSFAMFALLGWISTQVWFYTDLGVMPNLNGYNGGLALALFMLVSPVFSFFFTPLGSLASRKHEYEADGFAAEKSSAKDLISALVKLYQDNAATLTPDPIYTAFYSSHPPAPLRIANLQRLS
- the rplS gene encoding 50S ribosomal protein L19, whose translation is MNLIEKIEQEEIARLSANKTLPSFAPGDTVVVSVNVVEGTRKRTQAFEGVVIAKRNRGLNSSFIVRKISSGEGVERTFQTYSPLIASVEVKRRGDVRRAKLYYLRDRSGKSARIKEKLQARTKTVAAPAAE
- a CDS encoding CobD/CbiB family protein, with translation MTFFSILFALIAEQYRPVTSSHWIARMSARWLDWVAGEFGGKSEEGASPIGARMACLVAFVLPTFLVFMVYVTCMLTYPILGFLWNVVIAYLFFGFRQFSHSFTLVHEAIEAHDLPAARAALGEWYGPELDTANLSETEVISLALERAIIGSHHHVFGVLFWFMMPMGPAGVVLYRLADIAAQRWSERDFNLSEAARHFFYVLDWVPARITAMGFAIVGNFEGAVYGWRYLTQKWSDSLSAVILAAGSGALGVRLGEPLSEPESDEALRMAEAGEPLIYEVGLEPTERTMRSAVGLVWRLVIAWMALLLMLTIALWLG
- a CDS encoding CoA pyrophosphatase, which codes for MPKTSQPEEDVINVAAPPGFNAEAIPIHEVCVNDKKVAPEFLEPEGLKTRLQYPPEWQPEITDENRHVIATDIISKRQAAGKITRAAVLIPLLLKENGLSVLLTQRTNHLRDHAGQISFPGGRMDPEDLSPDDTALRESQEEIGLDPKRVEIIGYLPQYLTVSGYSVTPVVGLVQAQEEYVLDEFEVADVFEVPLHFLLDPANHQIRLWQSEQGGRRFYSIPYENRFIWGATAGMLRNLYHLLKV
- a CDS encoding site-specific integrase; the encoded protein is MKLKNLFIRQSVFHGETYTHRWNVPDDLKNEFNNKTIIKTRLGNNKKEALIKHAQLEHYYEQRVQLLRSRSAPNMTAIDVLKAYELPVRKLQATELDEFGEPFNQAFIAKGDGLEYDQFPQAYKQAVGIVTGRNTHTLSIALDLYMTATRKRGRSSYDAEKSMKALIALIGDMELSQLRRQNANQFYDWLISQDYKKTTVSTYISSIAKVIKTAIIEGDMTGITNPFASFKVTIDDKDDRNGLTKEMWQEVMSGTDMTPERQLLLQTIFATGARLAEICALRVSDLVIKDEKVTSIAIVVHDGRRLKNSNSVRETPICVDSVSEGLLAASNGKAKNAYLFPSYAETSNTASVYYNRWLKTKFAKEGDTAKIMVHSVRHLLNTAMSNAMVQKELAESILGWSSSQKSMTQYYGLGYNIENKTIAMSKAIEWLEAK
- the trmD gene encoding tRNA (guanosine(37)-N1)-methyltransferase TrmD, with translation MRFDVVTLFPEMFTALTQWGVTGRACEQSLASVHLWNPRDFCLDARKTVDDRAYGGGPGMVMMAKPLEDTIAGIKAAHQAAGTQSGPICLLAPQGERFSQKMASDILNDGNLSLVCGRYEAIDQRFVDRNVDLQISIGDFVLSGGEIPAMAIMDAVIRLIPGALGDGESATQDSFMNGLLDYPHYTRPEIYENLSVPDVLLGGHHAKIADWRRQKSLELTFRLRPDLIESARANGLLTREDEQFLRSL
- the rimM gene encoding ribosome maturation factor RimM (Essential for efficient processing of 16S rRNA) — translated: MSTPSLNDLIELGAISEAQGLQGQVKVRPHSADPVALLSSKTVWLSLIPRRDAGVSVSVEQASLTQYKVKSAKMHSGNVVLALDGVTDRDQALALKGARILVARDAFPKADSDSYYWVDLIGCQAINLQHEALGEVLDVTENGAHGVIAIGDPVSKEIKYLVPFVKEVVQNVDLPNQVITLDWQLDWQ
- the rpsP gene encoding 30S ribosomal protein S16 → MVVIRLARGGSKKRPFYSIVATDKRNRRDSNFIERIGYFNPQAAESEQAMRIAQDRLTYWTGVGAQVSPTVVRLIKNNPAA
- a CDS encoding polyhydroxyalkanoate synthesis regulator DNA-binding domain-containing protein; the protein is MKPITYVKYPNRRLYDTENSCYVTFPNLRLKIMEGRDIVVLDNKTKEDVTREVLVSIIMEESFVGEPLFSEDLMKMIIRFYGNPMQALLTNSLDQGLQILTGIWSTLSANKKNTEDSK
- the rsgA gene encoding ribosome small subunit-dependent GTPase A; translation: MEQFRALLTASYGRHYLAQRLVADTVGKESPSGPLIQVSTPAKQHIGAVGDRMLLEMTSADQARIIEIEPRENILYRSDAFKSKIIASNVDQILVVLATQPAFSPDLLGRAVVAAEANQIGLHILLNKCDLQDNLVQARKIIEPYARMGYPVSEVSAKFDPASIDTLRPALAGKVSVFVGQSGMGKSSLLNAWVPNAAALTQEYSVRLDTGKHTTTACRYFELPESWGRDAAGKLGALIDSPGFQEFGLAHMSVSELQHAFREFKDLHGKCRFHNCAHQSEPDCAVRDAVDRNEIAPERLALFRQLRSDSKTADTQIQGISQAKERWSALATKPSKR
- a CDS encoding DNA cytosine methyltransferase, whose protein sequence is MAKKKLILGELFSGPGGIAIGAEMANDTIKDFSDVELVHGWAVDYHDETVATYRRNVKGADEKTAIVSDVREITAKDLAKISKKIDGFAYGFPCNDFSLVGEHKGIDGHFGPLYTYGLPILNEFNPLFFIAENVGGIRSANEGKTLIKILDDLSNAGKGYTITPHLYKFEEYGVPQARHRVIMVGIRKDLKKTFQPPAPTHIKKQKTCKEAIEKPPIKKGADNHDLTKQHPRVVERLQHIKPGENAWTANLPPHLKLNVTGAQISQIYKRLDPTKPAYTITGSGGGGTHVYHWSEDRALTNRERARLQTFPDNFVFEGNKEAIRRQIGMAVPPEGAKVIFEAIIKTLEGIDYKSVPANIE